DNA sequence from the bacterium genome:
TATCTTCAATGGCTCGATTTGACTTCCTGTCTCTTGAATGCCGCCGAGGGACTTCGTTAGTGTATCATCCGTTGACAGCTCGTCGAGCTCGAGCATAGGATATGCCCTCAAAGTAAAGGGGCCTCCCCCCACAACTGACCAGGGCTTGAACGTTACCTGTTTGGTTGATTCTTTGGGAATGGAGACCTTCAGGGAGTCTAAGTACACCCTTGTGGCTCCACTAAGTATCTCAGCATAAACGTATGCATCTTTATCTGCCTTGATGCCTTCGTTCGCAAAGGTAACTATTGGGGTATAGCTCGAACCTGTCAGTTCATCGGAGTCTATGCTCTTTGAAGCGTAGTCGTAATAGGCAACGCTGCGGAGCACTATGTTATCCCAGGATACCTCCTGACCATGCCACCTTGTGGAAGTCGCAAGGCCATATGAAGAAAGTCGTATTTTGTATATCGTATCTGTCTTAAGCCAATTGTGATCGAGCCATCTTTGAAAAAGATTTTCGCCGTGTTCA
Encoded proteins:
- a CDS encoding T9SS type A sorting domain-containing protein — its product is MLRSVAYYDYASKSIDSDELTGSSYTPIVTFANEGIKADKDAYVYAEILSGATRVYLDSLKVSIPKESTKQVTFKPWSVVGGGPFTLRAYPMLELDELSTDDTLTKSLGGIQETGSQIEPLKIVQNQAGVEFSFAPDIGGELSIFDVCGREVFRSAINPNTGDLHWSTRGMPSGLYFARFVSGKNIISNKFLIIN